The Eleginops maclovinus isolate JMC-PN-2008 ecotype Puerto Natales chromosome 24, JC_Emac_rtc_rv5, whole genome shotgun sequence genome contains a region encoding:
- the plaat1l gene encoding phospholipase A and acyltransferase 1 — MGLKQSRPKLFPGDIVEYPRNKYFSHFAVYYGERDGVPYVAHLTCRDSDSMMPLFGRALRSAIKLDPLELLGKNYKVNNMMDGCFSVRDFHDVVKPAIDDLMGREVTFDILFHNSEHQATLLRYGVKKSQQIERIYEHIMPSWKKLLEQKKL; from the exons ATGGGCCTG AAGCAGTCCCGGCCCAAATTGTTCCCGGGGGACATCGTGGAGTATCCCAGGAACAAGTACTTCTCTCACTTCGCTGTGTACTACGGAGAGAGGGATGGGGTTCCGTACGTCGCTCACCTGACCTgtcgag ATTCAGACTCCATGATGCCACTGTTTGGCCGGGCTCTGAGGTCAGCGATCAAACTGGATCCACTGGAGCTGCTGGGGAAGAATTACAAG GTCAACAACATGATGGACGGCTGTTTCTCCGTGAGGGATTTCCACGACGTGGTGAAGCCGGCCATCGATGACCTGATGGGGCGCGAGGTGACCTTCGACATCCTGTTCCACAACAGCGAGCACCAGGCCACGCTCCTCAGGTACGGAGTCAAGAAATCGCAGCAg ATAGAGAGGATTTATGAGCACATCATGCCATCCTGGAAGAAGCTGTTGGAGCAGAAGAAACTGTGA
- the LOC134860822 gene encoding zinc finger protein 513, with translation MPRRKQSNPQPVKLESEDGAVVCEPGCLVLESDFLLSGELEFGDSEIIGLDRESGMTVFSLSVEDDPSAPTDSTFPAFLSCRGCGQLLGDSPLGASLDLGVGLDLGAELFCLTCEEGLQQGVSLASSQVEESSGDSDRKTKSEGKPDEAPKLFSCSLCAFTSRYSNHLKRHMRTHDGHKPYRCPACDYASAQLVNLQRHARTHTGEKPYHCPQCSYACSSLGNLRRHQRMHTQERPQRREKEKRRGRRKKAASEEVISDLTYLQTLGGLGSPSAPLPVLLFPLCCQLCGLTLEEADLEGDKAEGEGDAAQVCRRCSLLSKDDSGSRARGRRGSKLFRCPHCPFLSHYPNHLARHAHTHSEEKPHRCPHCTYTSSHLDNLKRHLRVHTGEKPYQCPSCSYACGNLANLRRHERIHSGAKPFHCGVCGYSCNQSMNLKRHMLRHTGEKPYACAECDYTTGHWDNYKRHQRKHGHNTDSWDKHAPDNGLCWGRESGEGQEHRETA, from the exons ATGCCGAGGAGAAAACAGTCCAACCCGCAGCCGGTCAAAT tggaGTCTGAGGACGGGGCGGTGGTGTGTGAGCCGGGCTGCCTCGTCCTGGAGAGCGACTTCCTGCTGAGCGGGGAGCTGGAGTTTGGAGACTCCGAGATCATAGGGCTGGACCGAGAGTCCG GTATGACAGTGTTTTCTCTGAGCGTTGAGGACGATCCCTCAGCTCCAACAGACTCCACCTTCCCAGCTTTCCTCTCATGTAGAGGCTGTGGTCAGCTGCTGGGAGACTCTCCTCTGGGAGCCAGTCTAGATCTGG GTGTGGGTCTGGACCTGGGGGCGGAGCTTTTCTGTCTCACCTGTGAGGAAGGCCTGCAGCAGGGAGTCTCGCTTGCCTCCTCTCAGGTGGAGGAGTCAAGCGGAGACTCGGACAGGAAGACGAAGAGCGAAGGGAAGCCGGACGAAGCTCCTAAACTGTTCTCCTGCTCGCTGTGCGCCTTCACCTCGCGCTACTCCAACCACCTGAAGCGCCACATGAGGACGCACGACGGCCACAAGCCCTACCGCTGCCCCGCCTGCGACTACGCCTCGGCACAGCTGGTCAACCTGCAGCGCCACGCCCGCACACACACCGGGGAGAAACCCTACCACTGCCCCCAGTGCAGCTACGCCTGCAGCTCGCTGGGAAACCTGCGCAGGCACCAGCGCATGCACACGCAGGAGAGGCCGCAGCgcagggagaaggagaagaggcgAGGCAGGAGGAAAAAGGCTGCAAGTGAAGAAG TCATCTCAGACCTGACGTACCTCCAGACGCTGGGGGGCCTGGGCTCTCCCTCCGCCCCGCTCCCAGTGCTCCTCTTTCCCCTGTGCTGCCAGCTCTGTGGCCTCACCCTGGAGGAGGCCGACCTGGAGGGGGACAAGGCCGAGGGGGAGGGTGACGCAGCACAG gtgtGTCGTCGCTGCTCGCTGCTCTCCAAAGATGACTCAGGTTCTCGGGCCCGTGGCCGGCGGGGCTCCAAGCTGTTCCGCTGCCCTCACTGCCCCTTCTTGTCGCACTACCCCAACCACCTGGCCCGCCACGCCCACACCCACTCTGAGGAGAAACCCCACCGCTGCCCCCACTGCACCTACACCTCCTCGCACCTGGACAACCTGAAGCGCCACCTGCGCGTGCACACGGGCGAGAAGCCGTACCAGTGCCCGTCCTGCAGCTATGCCTGCGGGAACCTGGCCAACCTGCGGCGGCACGAGCGCATCCACTCGGGCGCCAAGCCCTTCCACTGCGGCGTCTGCGGCTACTCCTGCAACCAGAGCATGAACCTGAAGAGGCACATGCTGCGGCACACGGGCGAGAAGCCGTACGCCTGCGCCGAGTGCGACTACACCACGGGACACTGGGACAACTACAAGCGGCACCAGAGGAAGCACGGCCACAACACGGACAGCTGGGACAAACACGCGCCCGACAATGGCCTCTGCTGGGGTCGAGAGTCTGGGGAGGGCCAGGAGCACAGAGAGACTGcgtga
- the LOC134860882 gene encoding ermin-like, protein METAGEKEEEMEEEEVQIEEEIDGGTAEEEEVEEEEKVGVEREEMAALEDGEDHAEEEPENQLHQSDSQKPPPLSPAEPLSHAETGSEAPPEEEEEDSGAARAQNEDVYPTSASSDRETTQSLTDTKSARLDLREEETQSSEERLQIKTTGETSAIIKDTTPKPQTAGRLKKRVTLVDPEASLMAEGGTQNPSNPMVEGKPDKEEPGQNSRLMNGKADNKKNSTQQRSKFKTVSYRRIRRGNTRQRIDEFEAMMDS, encoded by the exons atggaaacagcaggagaaaaggaggaagagatggaggaagaggaggtacAAATTGAAGAAGAAATAGATGGTGGAAcagctgaagaggaggaggtagaagaagaagagaaagtaGGTGTAGAAAGAGAAGAGATGGCGGCCTTAGAGGATGGAGAAGATCATGCAGAAGAGGAGCCAGAAAACCAGCTCCATCAGTCAGACTCCCAGAAACCACCACCTCTCTCACCTGCAGAACCGCTGAGTCACGCAGAAACAGGGAGTGAAGCCCCcccagaagaagaggaggaggactccGGCGCTGCCAGGGCCCAGAATGAGGACGTTTATCCCACCTCAGCGAGCAGCGACAGAGAAACAACACAGAGTCTGACGGACACAAAGTCTGCTCGTCTGGatctgagggaggaggagacacagagtTCAGAGGAAAGACTTCAAATAAAGACGACAGGTGAAACATCGGCCATCATCAAGGATACTACTCCCAAACcgcagacag CTGGCAGGTTGAAGAAGAGGGTAACGTTGGTGGATCCAGAAGCGTCACTAATGGCCGAAGGAGGAACACAAAACCCGTCCAATCCCATGGTGGAGGGAAAGCCGGATAAAGAAGAACCAGGTCAAAACTCTCGCCTTATGAACGGCAAGGCTGACAACAAGAAGAACAGCACGCAGCAAAGGTCCAAGTTCAAAACTGTGTCCTACAGAAGGATCCGGAGAGGAAACACCCGACAGAGGATCGATGAGTTTGAGGCCATGATGGATTCGTAA
- the ephx2 gene encoding bifunctional epoxide hydrolase 2, whose amino-acid sequence MCPFTQRQGRFCVRVCTKGSVSPRHQQKLPAAAEKTLSGDRHTDIKERLLNSEEMVEKKAILFNFWGVTASSTPQALFHKVEELHELPGGFLWGVASKKDSGMIRAERGEMTLSQMIPAFEAECVKEAKVQGVTLPSDWSVRGLLKELQEAMMDVQPAVLKTAARLRHRGLQTAVLANHWLDDSAAGDGPARLLSLLGGRFDLVLQSCRSGHMVPEPTMFSCALQHLGVTSQQALWLDADEEGVKAAEGVGMKAILVENLDDALKRLANFTGVQAVGAESPPPSCSPEEVSHGLVTIRPGVRTHYVEMGSGPPVLLCHGFPESWYSWRYQIPAMAGAGFRVLALDMKGFGESTAPPDTEEYSQEQLCKDLITFMDKMAMPQVTLVGHDWGGALVWNMAQYYPERVRAVASLNTPLFPASTSVNPAEKLKDIPIFDYQLYFQKPGVAEAELEKDLERTFKIFFFSSAEAVTRPALSTAGVCARGGLFVGLPEQIPRGNMLTEADLQYYVSQYKERGFRRPLNWYRNGEASWRWKCSQPSAKLLMPALMVTAGKDQVLLPAFSKGMEDLIPDLKRGHIEECGHWIQMECPAETNSILISWLTETLK is encoded by the exons ATGTGCCCCTTCACACAGAGGCAGGGGCGGTTCTGTGTGAGAGTCTGTACAAAGGGCAGCGTCTCCCCCAGGCACCAACAGAAGCTccctgctgcagcagagaaaacGCTGTCgggagacagacacacagacattaaGGAAAGGCTCTTAAACTCTGAGGAGATGGTCGAGAAGAAAGCCATCTTGTTCAACTTCTGGGGAGTGACTGCCTCTTCCACTCCTCAGGCACTTTTCCACAAGGTGGAGGAGCTGCACGAGCTGCCGGG AGGTTTTCTGTGGGGCGTGGCGTCCAAAAAGGACAGCGGCATGATCCGCGCAGAGCGAGGCGAGATGACCCTTTCTCAG atgatCCCAGCGTTCGAGGCAGAGTGTGTGAAGGAGGCCAAAGTCCAAGGTGTGACTCTGCCGTCTGATTGGTCGGTGAGAGGCCTGCTGAAGGAGCTCCAAGAGGCGATGATGGACGTCCAGCCAGCCGTGTTGAAGACAGCTGCCCGCCTGCGGCACAGGG GGTTACAGACAGCCGTGCTGGCCAATCACTGGCTGGATGACAGCGCGGCAGGAGACGGCCCGGCCCGCCTGCTCTCGCTGCTTGGCGGCCGTTTCGACCTGGTCCTCCAGTCCTGTCGCTCGGGTCACATGGTCCCCGAGCCCACCATGTTCAGCTGTGCCCTGCAGCACCTGGGAGTGACATCACAGCAG GCTCTGTGGCTGGATGCAGATGAGGAGGGTGTGAAGGCAGCAGAGGGAGTCGGCATGAAGGCCATCTTGGTGGAAAACCTGGACGACGCTCTGAAGAGACTGGCTAACTTCACTGGAGTTCAG GCGGTTGGAGCAGAGAGTCCTCCACCCTCCTGCAGCCCTGAGGAAGTGTCTCATGGACTCGTTACCATCAGG CCTGGCGTGAGGACTCATTATGTGGAAATGGGCTCAGGCCCGCCCGTCCTGCTGTGTCACGGCTTCCCGGAGAGCTGGTACTCCTGGAGGTACCAG ATCCCTGCCATGGCGGGCGCCGGCTTCAGGGTCCTGGCTCTGGACATGAAGGGGTTCGGGGAGTCCACTGCGCCCCCAG ACACAGAGGAGTACTCCCAGGAGCAGCTCTGCAAG GATTTAATCACATTTATGGACAAAATG GCGATGCCACAGGTCACGCTGGTGGGACACGACTGGGGCGGCGCTCTGGTGTGGAACATGGCTCAGTATTACCCCGAGAGAgtgag ggcagTGGCCTCCCTGAACACGCCTCTGTTTCCTGCCTCTACCTCTGTGAATCCTGCAGAGAAGCTGAAGGACATTCCCATCTTCGACTACCAGCTCTACTTCCAAAAACCT ggtGTAgcagaggcggagctggagaAAGATCTGGAGCGTACGTTTAAGATTTTCTTCTTCAGCAGTGCAGAAGcg GTGACACGTCCTGCTCTCAGCACTGCAGGGGTCTGTGCTCGAG GGGGTCTGTTTGTGGGTCTGCCGGAGCAGATTCCCCGCGGCAACATGCTGACGGAGGCCGACCTGCAGTACTATGTCAGCCAGTACAAGGAGCGCGGTTTCAG GAGGCCGCTGAACTGGTACCGTAACGGGGAGGCGAGCTGGAGGTGGAAGTGCTCTCAGCCCTCTGCAAAG ctgcTGATGCCTGCTCTGATGGTGACGGCAGGTAAAGACCAGGTGCTGCTGCCGGCCTTCAGCAAGGGGATGGAGGACTTG ATCCCTGACCTAAAGCGAGGACACATCGAGGAGTGTGGACACTGGATCCAGATGGAGTGTCCGGCGGAGACCAACAGCATCCTGATCTCCTGGctcacagaaacactgaaataa